In Terriglobia bacterium, one genomic interval encodes:
- a CDS encoding OmpA family protein, whose protein sequence is MPSIPPGTYKLRGTISAPGGQVVAEVEATSPITIVPKTTPCEDAEARLASLTVPFDYDKSDLGPKAKEVLGAVADVLRPLQSSGIELTVEGHCDERGTVEYNLALGNRRAAAVAGYLADLGVVDRGHVKKVSFGKERPRNPGHDEAAWAENRRAELKPACGSN, encoded by the coding sequence CTGCCCTCCATCCCGCCGGGGACGTACAAGCTCCGCGGTACGATCTCGGCACCCGGAGGGCAGGTCGTCGCAGAGGTCGAGGCGACGAGCCCGATCACGATCGTCCCCAAGACGACCCCGTGCGAGGACGCCGAGGCCAGGCTCGCGAGCCTGACGGTCCCGTTCGATTACGACAAGTCGGACCTCGGGCCGAAGGCGAAGGAGGTCCTCGGGGCCGTGGCGGATGTCCTGAGGCCGCTACAGTCGTCCGGGATCGAGCTGACCGTGGAAGGACACTGCGACGAGCGCGGGACGGTCGAGTACAACCTCGCCCTCGGCAACCGCCGGGCCGCCGCCGTCGCCGGCTATCTCGCGGATCTCGGCGTCGTGGACCGAGGACACGTAAAAAAGGTGTCCTTCGGCAAGGAGCGCCCGCGGAACCCCGGGCACGACGAAGCCGCCTGGGCCGAGAACCGCCGCGCCGAACTCAAGCCGGCGTGTGGATCGAACTGA
- a CDS encoding carboxypeptidase-like regulatory domain-containing protein, producing MSRFAVSGWTRRALVVLVSFSILVPSLVLPVAHAQQTATLQGVILDPSGRPAPGFKVVYKDVVSGTEYTSATSTAAGEYSLQVPIGSRYQLVNAVAPDGTRLPIQAGAPLPVRAGGVYRRDVQFQLAGGAQVVEQKPPAPEAAPPTPPPPTVTAAKTPPPAKPGPVTKPAPASQARTGAKKPWWKTTGGVIGIILGAGAIAAAAAGGGGGGGGTSSPSNP from the coding sequence ATGAGCAGATTCGCAGTGAGCGGCTGGACTCGTCGAGCGCTCGTCGTCCTCGTGAGCTTCTCGATCCTGGTGCCCTCGCTCGTGCTCCCCGTCGCGCACGCGCAGCAGACCGCCACGCTCCAGGGCGTGATCCTCGATCCGTCGGGACGCCCGGCGCCGGGATTCAAGGTGGTCTACAAGGACGTGGTCAGCGGGACCGAGTACACGAGCGCCACCAGCACCGCCGCCGGCGAGTACTCCCTGCAAGTGCCCATCGGCTCCCGGTACCAGCTGGTCAACGCGGTCGCGCCCGACGGCACGCGCCTGCCGATCCAGGCGGGCGCGCCGCTGCCCGTCCGCGCCGGCGGCGTCTACCGCCGCGACGTCCAGTTCCAGCTGGCGGGGGGAGCGCAGGTCGTGGAGCAGAAGCCGCCGGCTCCGGAGGCGGCCCCTCCCACCCCGCCGCCTCCGACGGTGACCGCAGCGAAGACCCCCCCTCCGGCCAAGCCTGGACCCGTCACGAAGCCGGCCCCCGCGTCGCAGGCCCGCACCGGGGCCAAGAAGCCGTGGTGGAAGACCACCGGCGGCGTGATCGGCATCATCCTCGGCGCCGGTGCGATCGCCGCGGCCGCGGCCGGCGGCGGCGGTGGCGGCGGTGGGACCTCATCACCGTCGAATCCCTGA